In Flavobacterium sp. N1736, the following are encoded in one genomic region:
- a CDS encoding glycoside hydrolase family 3 protein, with protein MLQVRIKKTAIILVMAVGFFNQSYAQKKYPYQDAKLPVEDRVKDLLSRMSLEEKARQMDMYKGEFFKEKEDFSKSKSDAKIGNLGIGAIHDLYPRSAKMINDLQSEVIKNNKWGIPALIMCEMLHGYLDDGSTAFPMNIGLGATWDTGIMDKVGKVIATEARAHGVHFGLGPNLDLGREPRWGRVAETFGEDAYLNSEIGLAMIKGMQGDDLKSDRTIISEPKHFAVHGIPQAGGNSSPILVGERSAREDHLPSFEKAFRKGGALGTMCAYSELDGIPCAANHWLLTDVLRKEWGFKGIVVSDLGAIKYLQTTHYVTNSPKESVRTAIAAGVDMQFYDFTNEFWQQSIIELVNEKKLTMEQIDRAAGGVLRLKFLLGLFENPYTDKNLIKERFHTKENQDIALEAGRKSIILLKNDNNILPLSKDIKTVAVIGPNADASRLGGYAVKNKVGTTVLEGIKQVAGAKTNILYEEGVPLIVKGQIIPSKYLFTPDGSQNGLKGEYFNNRNVEGNPVLTRIDSQLEFDWPWSPGDGVTDDDFSIRWTGYIQSEKAFDGWLGLSSDDGIRMWVDDQLVIDNWTKGATSMVTTPKNIEAGKKYKVRIEMWEGGWGARAHLRWNLEKVNFQPAIDIAKKADVAIVVLGESNELVEENRDVASLDLHGMQQELIEAIQKTGTPVVCVLLNGRPLSTNWISENIPALVEAWFPGEAGGRAVADVLFGDYNPGGRLPITVPKSVGQLPIYYNQKPSAIHRYVSESENPLYTFGYGLSYTKFEYSNFAINTKEIKTDGELKISVDVKNTGNYDGDEVVQLYINDVYSSVTTPKKTLKGFKRIFIKKGATQHVEFTLTSDELSIWNREMKRVVEPGDFEVMIGGNSTDLQKLNFNVID; from the coding sequence ATGTTACAAGTAAGAATTAAAAAAACAGCCATTATTCTCGTAATGGCTGTTGGTTTTTTTAACCAAAGCTATGCGCAGAAAAAATATCCTTATCAAGATGCAAAATTACCTGTTGAAGATAGGGTAAAAGACTTGTTAAGCCGAATGAGTCTGGAGGAAAAAGCACGCCAGATGGATATGTACAAAGGAGAATTTTTTAAGGAAAAAGAAGATTTCTCTAAATCAAAATCAGATGCCAAAATTGGAAATTTAGGAATTGGAGCGATTCATGATCTTTATCCGCGTTCGGCAAAAATGATCAATGATCTTCAAAGTGAGGTTATTAAAAATAACAAATGGGGAATTCCTGCGCTTATTATGTGCGAGATGCTGCACGGATATCTGGATGACGGAAGCACGGCTTTCCCAATGAATATTGGTTTAGGCGCAACCTGGGATACGGGCATAATGGACAAAGTAGGTAAAGTAATTGCTACTGAAGCCAGAGCACACGGCGTTCATTTTGGTTTAGGACCAAATTTAGATCTTGGTCGCGAACCACGTTGGGGAAGGGTTGCTGAAACTTTTGGCGAAGATGCTTATTTAAACAGTGAAATTGGTTTGGCAATGATTAAGGGAATGCAGGGCGATGATTTAAAATCAGATCGTACTATCATTTCAGAACCAAAACACTTTGCCGTTCACGGGATTCCGCAAGCGGGAGGAAATTCGTCTCCAATTTTGGTGGGAGAACGTTCGGCTCGTGAAGATCATCTTCCATCATTTGAAAAAGCATTTAGAAAAGGCGGTGCGTTAGGAACTATGTGCGCTTATTCTGAATTAGACGGTATTCCGTGTGCAGCAAATCATTGGTTACTGACTGATGTTTTAAGAAAAGAATGGGGTTTTAAAGGAATTGTAGTTTCAGATTTAGGGGCGATAAAATACCTGCAAACAACGCATTATGTAACTAATTCTCCAAAAGAAAGTGTGAGAACTGCAATTGCTGCGGGAGTTGACATGCAGTTTTATGATTTTACAAATGAGTTTTGGCAACAAAGTATCATTGAATTGGTAAACGAAAAAAAACTGACAATGGAGCAAATTGATCGTGCTGCCGGCGGTGTTTTAAGACTTAAATTTTTATTGGGATTATTTGAAAATCCGTACACAGATAAAAACTTAATTAAAGAACGTTTTCATACAAAAGAAAATCAGGATATCGCTTTAGAAGCGGGTCGTAAATCTATTATTTTATTGAAAAATGATAACAATATTCTGCCTTTAAGCAAAGATATAAAAACAGTTGCTGTTATCGGACCAAATGCTGATGCGTCAAGATTAGGCGGATATGCGGTAAAAAATAAAGTAGGAACTACGGTTCTGGAAGGTATTAAACAAGTTGCAGGTGCAAAAACAAATATACTTTATGAAGAAGGTGTTCCTTTAATTGTAAAAGGACAAATTATTCCGTCGAAATATTTATTTACGCCCGATGGATCTCAAAACGGGTTAAAAGGAGAATATTTTAATAACAGAAATGTTGAAGGAAATCCGGTATTGACGCGTATTGACAGTCAGTTAGAATTTGACTGGCCGTGGTCTCCGGGCGATGGCGTTACAGATGATGATTTTTCTATTCGCTGGACGGGTTATATTCAATCAGAAAAAGCATTTGACGGCTGGTTGGGTTTAAGTTCTGATGACGGAATCAGAATGTGGGTTGATGATCAGTTGGTTATTGACAACTGGACGAAAGGTGCTACAAGTATGGTTACGACTCCAAAAAATATCGAAGCCGGAAAAAAATACAAAGTCCGCATAGAAATGTGGGAAGGCGGCTGGGGAGCCAGAGCGCACTTGCGTTGGAATCTTGAAAAAGTAAACTTTCAGCCGGCGATCGATATTGCTAAAAAAGCAGATGTTGCGATTGTGGTTTTGGGAGAATCAAATGAATTGGTGGAAGAAAACAGAGATGTTGCAAGTTTAGATTTACACGGAATGCAGCAGGAACTGATCGAAGCGATTCAAAAAACAGGAACTCCGGTAGTTTGCGTGTTGTTAAACGGACGTCCGCTTTCGACAAACTGGATCAGCGAAAATATTCCGGCTCTTGTAGAAGCGTGGTTTCCGGGTGAAGCAGGAGGAAGAGCTGTTGCCGATGTTTTGTTTGGAGATTATAATCCGGGTGGAAGATTACCCATTACAGTTCCAAAATCTGTTGGGCAGCTACCTATATATTATAACCAAAAACCATCTGCGATTCACAGATATGTTTCAGAGAGTGAAAACCCGCTTTACACATTTGGTTACGGTTTAAGTTATACCAAGTTCGAATATTCAAATTTCGCCATCAATACCAAAGAAATTAAAACTGATGGTGAATTAAAAATAAGTGTTGATGTTAAAAATACAGGAAACTACGACGGCGATGAGGTTGTACAATTGTATATCAATGATGTTTACAGCAGCGTAACAACTCCAAAGAAAACATTAAAAGGTTTCAAAAGAATTTTTATCAAAAAAGGAGCAACGCAACATGTAGAATTTACATTGACTTCTGACGAATTATCGATTTGGAACAGGGAAATGAAAAGGGTTGTTGAACCTGGAGACTTTGAAGTTATGATTGGTGGAAATTCTACTGATTTACAAAAGTTAAATTTTAATGTAATCGATTAA
- a CDS encoding SusC/RagA family TonB-linked outer membrane protein, with protein MIKDVLKLLLVVCLFGFQTIQAQTSTVKGMITDASSGIPIPGANVVVKGTKTSVSTDFDGKYSINVPNQSAVLIFSYVGSASKEIPVSGQTTLNVTLGADTHQLGEVVVTALGIKREKKAVTYSAQNIDVAEVSQARSLNVANSLSGKVAGLNYSTTSNGVGSSSRITLRGNRSLNGNNQPLYVVDGVPISNGTTTGNPDIDTGGTTQPDGISNINPEDIASMTVLKGPSAAALYGNRASNGVIIITTKSGKAGKTSVSLSSNFMASTAYNLTNFQNEYGQGNGGVYNPISVSSWGGKLDGSQVSAWQLARNPNYAGPATTSYSPQPNNVIDFYKTGYNLANTLSITTGNEKAQGYFSYTNTRAEGIVQGNALDRHNLNLRLTSKLSDKFSLDVKTNYIVQNIDNLLRTGEESIGTSAYLLPRSIKFNEYRDFEYTDPSGQLQTNYFIDEAGSPGGNPYWSALRDDSRDDKRNRFIGLASLKYDITSTLSLQVRGGLDQMTNKNVRNRYATRAFNNNLGSYSESTELVSEFNTDALLSYKEKFGDFTIGLNAGANMLKQSSSALTSGGVLSKRNYFSLINVSTVTSTSTMSEKQVNSVYGFSQIGFRNYLFLDITARNDWSSALPEQNRSFFYPSAGLSAVISDMATLPEVISFAKVRASYAKVGNDTDPYQTSSQLSYIGGNGGMLYSQTTAANPNLKPEMSSSSEFGADVRFFKNRLGLDFTYFQTKTSDQIFYINTPESSSTSRAVLNGGDIQNKGIELTLTATPVQTENFSWDIMANYASYKSKITSIYDNRQELVIGDGRLVRSKVVLGGEYGDLYIKGFQRTADGQMIVNSAGIPLATDDFSVRAGNFNPDWTAGFKNNFKYKDFSLSFLVDFRIGGEVISYTQAREAGLGVSDVTLAGREGGIVVPGVVASGGTYVPNTTSITAEQYWTAIGQRTPVAEPFIYDATNIRLRELVFGYSLPKRMLLNTGFASIDFSVVGRNLFFFLNEAKYFDPEAGAGTGNLQGIESFNIPSTREYGVNVRFGF; from the coding sequence ATGATTAAAGACGTACTAAAATTATTGTTGGTAGTTTGCTTGTTTGGATTCCAAACTATTCAGGCACAAACTTCAACAGTAAAGGGAATGATAACAGATGCTTCAAGCGGAATTCCGATCCCTGGAGCAAATGTTGTCGTTAAAGGGACAAAAACAAGTGTATCTACAGATTTTGATGGTAAATACAGTATCAATGTTCCAAATCAATCAGCAGTTTTGATTTTCTCTTATGTTGGTTCAGCATCAAAAGAGATTCCGGTTTCAGGACAAACTACTCTTAATGTAACTTTAGGTGCAGATACGCATCAGTTGGGCGAGGTAGTAGTAACTGCTCTTGGTATTAAAAGAGAGAAAAAAGCGGTTACTTATTCGGCTCAGAACATTGACGTAGCCGAGGTTTCTCAGGCAAGGTCTTTAAACGTTGCCAATTCACTTTCAGGTAAAGTTGCGGGACTTAACTATTCTACTACTTCAAATGGTGTAGGTTCTTCATCAAGAATTACTTTAAGAGGTAACAGGTCTCTTAACGGTAACAACCAGCCTTTATATGTAGTAGATGGTGTGCCAATTAGTAACGGAACTACAACTGGTAATCCTGATATTGATACAGGAGGAACAACTCAGCCAGACGGTATTTCGAATATTAACCCTGAAGATATTGCTTCGATGACTGTTCTTAAAGGACCATCTGCAGCTGCACTTTACGGAAACAGAGCGAGTAATGGTGTTATCATTATTACTACTAAATCAGGAAAAGCAGGTAAAACTTCAGTTTCGTTGTCATCTAATTTTATGGCTTCTACGGCTTACAATTTAACAAATTTCCAAAACGAGTATGGTCAGGGAAATGGAGGCGTTTACAATCCTATTTCTGTATCAAGCTGGGGAGGAAAGTTAGACGGAAGTCAGGTTTCGGCATGGCAATTAGCTCGTAATCCTAATTATGCAGGACCAGCGACTACAAGTTATTCTCCGCAGCCAAACAACGTTATTGACTTTTACAAAACAGGTTATAACTTAGCAAATACATTGTCTATTACTACAGGAAACGAAAAAGCGCAAGGGTATTTCTCTTACACAAACACTCGTGCTGAAGGTATAGTTCAGGGTAATGCTTTAGACAGACACAATCTTAACTTGAGATTGACAAGTAAATTATCTGATAAATTCTCTTTGGATGTAAAAACAAACTACATCGTTCAAAACATTGATAATTTATTAAGAACTGGTGAAGAATCTATTGGTACATCTGCTTATTTATTACCTCGTAGTATTAAATTTAATGAGTACAGAGATTTTGAATATACAGATCCTTCAGGTCAATTACAAACCAATTATTTTATTGACGAAGCCGGTTCTCCGGGTGGAAACCCTTACTGGTCTGCATTACGTGATGATTCGCGCGATGATAAAAGAAACAGATTTATTGGTCTTGCCTCTCTTAAATATGATATTACAAGTACTTTAAGTTTACAGGTAAGAGGTGGTTTAGATCAAATGACGAACAAAAATGTTAGAAACAGATATGCTACAAGAGCATTTAACAACAACTTAGGTTCTTATAGCGAATCTACAGAATTGGTAAGTGAATTTAATACGGATGCATTACTTTCTTACAAAGAGAAATTTGGAGATTTTACAATTGGTTTGAATGCCGGTGCCAACATGTTGAAACAGTCTAGTTCTGCATTAACATCTGGTGGAGTTTTAAGCAAAAGAAACTATTTTTCTTTAATCAATGTTTCGACTGTTACATCTACTTCAACAATGTCAGAGAAACAAGTTAACTCTGTTTACGGATTCTCTCAAATTGGTTTCAGAAACTATTTATTCTTAGATATCACAGCCAGAAATGACTGGTCATCTGCATTGCCTGAGCAAAACAGATCTTTCTTTTATCCATCAGCAGGTCTTTCAGCAGTAATCTCTGACATGGCTACATTGCCGGAAGTTATTAGCTTTGCTAAAGTAAGAGCTTCTTACGCAAAAGTGGGTAACGATACAGATCCTTACCAAACAAGTTCTCAATTATCATACATTGGTGGTAATGGCGGTATGTTATATTCTCAAACTACAGCTGCAAACCCGAACCTGAAACCAGAGATGTCAAGTTCATCAGAGTTTGGTGCAGATGTTAGATTCTTTAAAAATCGTTTAGGATTAGATTTCACGTATTTCCAGACAAAAACGTCAGATCAGATTTTCTACATCAACACGCCGGAATCTTCTTCAACATCAAGAGCGGTATTAAACGGAGGAGATATTCAAAACAAAGGTATTGAGCTTACGCTTACTGCAACTCCTGTTCAAACAGAGAATTTCTCTTGGGATATTATGGCGAATTATGCCTCTTATAAATCAAAAATCACATCTATCTATGATAACAGACAAGAATTGGTTATTGGTGATGGAAGGTTAGTTAGAAGCAAAGTAGTTTTGGGTGGAGAATATGGTGATTTATACATCAAAGGATTCCAAAGAACTGCAGACGGACAAATGATTGTAAACTCTGCGGGTATTCCTTTAGCTACAGATGATTTTAGTGTTCGTGCGGGTAACTTTAACCCGGACTGGACTGCAGGTTTTAAAAATAATTTCAAATACAAAGATTTTTCACTAAGTTTCCTTGTTGATTTTAGAATTGGTGGAGAAGTTATTTCTTATACACAAGCCAGAGAAGCAGGTTTAGGTGTAAGTGATGTGACTTTAGCAGGCAGAGAAGGCGGAATTGTTGTTCCCGGGGTTGTTGCAAGCGGCGGAACGTATGTTCCTAATACGACAAGTATTACTGCAGAACAATACTGGACAGCAATTGGACAAAGAACTCCTGTGGCAGAACCTTTTATTTATGATGCTACAAACATCAGATTAAGAGAACTTGTTTTCGGATATTCATTACCAAAACGTATGTTGCTAAATACCGGATTTGCAAGTATTGATTTTTCAGTAGTAGGAAGAAATTTATTCTTTTTCCTTAACGAAGCTAAATACTTTGATCCTGAAGCAGGAGCAGGTACAGGAAACTTGCAGGGTATTGAATCTTTCAATATTCCTTCAACAAGAGAGTATGGTGTTAACGTAAGGTTTGGATTTTAA
- a CDS encoding SusD/RagB family nutrient-binding outer membrane lipoprotein, whose amino-acid sequence MKNYKIKTIGVVMSMLAVFSSCTQDFNDINTNKNTLTEDQLDQTLAGPAFASALYAGIHNGSYSSPGVDDQGTWGIATGILPSTFTQYLSCGYGTERNAFVNGYEGRGWLRFYTVAVPALNNAIKAAEGNAEALAVLKIWKVFMFNQMVDAYGPIPYTEAGNKKEKVPYDSVQFIYTDFFKLLDEANATLNSTTATTVSILQPNDRVYGGNVANWKRFGNSMRLRLALRISDIDPAKGKTQAEAAVAAGVIETNEQSATFKVSNITPNNMNMIVNAWGYYMTASMESLLVGYDDPRLAKWFAPVNPTALPADQIYRGRPVGGLDGQFGTTTFSMFNNDVLGSGSNGTLSETKNIEIFMASENYLSRAEGALNGWNMNGTAQGLYEQGIALSLRQWGVTDANAIADYIAGTSTPAIPNAATIYPTLGLQTVPVTLPVAWDASVANQRTQIAVQKYLAIFPESWEAWADLRRSDAKVIYPVLNTDNVDPGVGKSLMKRVIFVTNEYSSNRDAVTDAITKLGGPDSGGTKLWWDIK is encoded by the coding sequence ATGAAAAATTATAAAATTAAAACAATAGGAGTTGTCATGTCGATGCTCGCTGTTTTTTCAAGCTGTACACAGGATTTTAATGATATAAATACCAATAAAAATACCTTAACAGAAGATCAGTTAGACCAGACTCTTGCAGGTCCGGCGTTTGCATCAGCATTATACGCCGGAATTCACAACGGTTCTTATTCTTCTCCCGGAGTTGATGATCAGGGAACCTGGGGTATTGCAACAGGTATTTTGCCATCAACGTTTACACAATATCTTAGTTGTGGATACGGTACAGAAAGAAATGCTTTCGTAAATGGTTATGAAGGTCGCGGATGGTTACGTTTTTACACCGTTGCTGTACCGGCATTAAACAATGCTATTAAAGCAGCTGAAGGAAATGCTGAAGCACTTGCCGTATTAAAAATATGGAAAGTATTCATGTTCAATCAAATGGTAGATGCTTACGGTCCAATTCCTTATACAGAAGCTGGAAACAAAAAAGAAAAAGTACCTTATGATAGTGTACAATTTATCTACACAGACTTTTTTAAATTGTTAGACGAAGCAAATGCTACACTTAACAGTACAACTGCAACTACAGTTTCTATATTACAGCCAAATGACAGAGTATATGGTGGAAATGTTGCAAACTGGAAAAGATTTGGAAACAGTATGAGATTGCGTTTAGCATTAAGAATTTCAGACATTGATCCTGCAAAAGGAAAAACTCAGGCAGAAGCTGCAGTAGCAGCGGGAGTTATAGAAACTAATGAGCAAAGTGCTACTTTTAAAGTTAGTAATATTACACCAAACAACATGAACATGATTGTTAATGCCTGGGGTTACTACATGACAGCTTCTATGGAAAGTTTACTTGTAGGATATGATGATCCTAGATTAGCAAAATGGTTTGCACCGGTTAATCCTACAGCTTTACCGGCAGATCAAATATATAGAGGCCGACCAGTTGGAGGTTTAGACGGACAATTTGGTACAACAACTTTCTCTATGTTTAATAACGATGTATTAGGAAGCGGTTCTAACGGAACTCTTAGCGAAACTAAAAACATTGAAATCTTCATGGCATCTGAAAATTATTTAAGCAGAGCCGAAGGAGCATTGAACGGATGGAATATGAACGGTACTGCACAAGGTTTATACGAGCAGGGTATTGCATTGTCATTGAGACAATGGGGCGTTACAGATGCAAATGCAATTGCTGATTATATTGCAGGAACATCTACACCGGCTATACCAAATGCTGCAACTATTTACCCAACTTTAGGTTTACAAACAGTTCCGGTTACACTTCCTGTAGCATGGGATGCTTCTGTAGCAAACCAACGTACGCAAATTGCAGTTCAAAAATATTTAGCAATATTCCCTGAATCTTGGGAAGCATGGGCTGACTTACGCAGAAGTGATGCAAAAGTAATCTATCCGGTACTTAACACAGATAATGTTGATCCAGGAGTAGGGAAAAGCTTAATGAAACGTGTAATCTTTGTTACAAACGAATATTCTTCAAACAGAGACGCCGTTACAGATGCGATCACAAAACTTGGAGGTCCGGACTCTGGAGGAACAAAACTTTGGTGGGACATCAAATAA
- a CDS encoding sugar MFS transporter: protein MSISKTTSSSNQTNTLIPILIIAGLFFIFGFVTWINGALIPFMKTINELTSAQSLLVASASYISFVVMALPASYILTKIGYKKGMSLGLFVMAAGALIFIPAAEARTYWMFLTGIFIQGTGMTLLQTASNPYITILGPIDSAAKRIAIMGISNKIAGALGSLIFGAILLSGIDEIQQKISVVSATEKGQLLNTMADSVVTPYLIMAVVLVILGILIRKAPLPDVEAAPIEEPKEGETTKTSIFQFPHLWLGVLTLFMYVGVEVIAGDTIIAYGISLGFPAADAKFFTTFTLMAMVGTYILGVFLIPRFITQALALRVSAILGIVFCFCIVFTEGFISILFVAALGIANALVWPAIWPLTLKGLGKFTKTASALLIMAISGGAIIPPLYGKIVDLNKADMIAFGINDTFATAHAATDGYWILFPCYVIILYYAVWGHKLGLTKNKA, encoded by the coding sequence ATGAGTATCTCAAAAACAACATCCTCATCAAACCAAACCAACACATTAATACCAATACTAATTATTGCCGGACTATTTTTCATTTTTGGATTTGTAACCTGGATTAATGGCGCATTAATCCCGTTTATGAAAACGATAAACGAATTAACATCTGCACAATCACTTTTAGTAGCATCGGCATCTTATATTTCATTTGTTGTTATGGCTTTGCCGGCATCTTATATTCTCACAAAAATTGGATATAAAAAAGGAATGTCGTTAGGATTATTTGTCATGGCAGCGGGAGCTTTAATATTTATTCCCGCTGCAGAAGCAAGAACATACTGGATGTTTTTGACAGGAATTTTTATTCAGGGAACCGGAATGACATTATTGCAAACGGCATCAAATCCATATATTACCATTCTTGGCCCAATTGACAGCGCCGCAAAAAGAATCGCTATTATGGGAATTTCGAATAAAATTGCAGGAGCTTTAGGTTCCCTTATTTTTGGCGCCATTTTATTATCAGGAATAGACGAAATTCAACAAAAAATAAGCGTTGTAAGTGCCACAGAAAAAGGACAATTATTAAACACAATGGCAGACAGCGTTGTAACTCCATACCTGATAATGGCTGTCGTTTTAGTTATTCTTGGAATATTAATAAGAAAAGCACCGTTGCCGGATGTTGAAGCCGCACCAATTGAAGAACCAAAAGAAGGCGAAACCACAAAAACAAGTATTTTTCAATTTCCGCATTTATGGCTCGGTGTATTAACCTTGTTTATGTATGTGGGTGTTGAGGTTATTGCAGGCGATACGATTATTGCTTATGGTATTTCGTTAGGATTTCCTGCTGCCGATGCTAAATTTTTTACAACATTTACATTAATGGCAATGGTAGGAACTTATATTTTGGGTGTATTTTTAATTCCCAGATTTATCACTCAGGCATTAGCTTTAAGAGTAAGTGCCATTTTAGGAATTGTATTTTGCTTTTGCATTGTTTTTACCGAAGGTTTTATCTCCATACTTTTTGTAGCTGCATTAGGAATTGCAAATGCACTTGTTTGGCCCGCAATATGGCCGTTAACGTTAAAAGGTTTAGGGAAATTTACCAAAACAGCTTCGGCATTATTAATTATGGCAATTTCCGGAGGCGCAATAATTCCGCCTTTATACGGTAAAATAGTAGATTTAAATAAAGCCGACATGATCGCTTTTGGAATCAATGATACTTTTGCAACCGCTCATGCAGCTACAGACGGATACTGGATTTTATTTCCATGTTATGTCATCATTTTATATTATGCCGTTTGGGGACATAAGTTGGGCTTAACAAAAAACAAAGCGTAG
- a CDS encoding sialidase family protein, which yields MISKINSILIFLLACVSCTSVKQKPQAYNITNTFITEKPVTTNSHAATLVEIKPNEIMAAWFGGSYEGAKDVGIYFSTYKNKTWSAPQNLIKPLVKERDTLACWNPVLFKAKSKTLYLFYKVGKNPREWFGAMIVSKDDGTTWSNPEYLPEGILGPIRNKPIEAIPGVILCGSSTESVEKNEWRSHVETYTEATGKWAKINIENNQNFDIIQPTFLMHSDKIQMLFRSKHNKLITSWSPDKGQNWSQTDSINVVNSNSGIDALTISKKSFLLVNNPLKQGKDWFNGRNVLDVEHSKDGIHWQKLFDLEYQPEGEFSYPAIIQTSDKKVHILYTYNRKYIKHVSFELN from the coding sequence ATGATTTCAAAAATTAATTCGATATTAATATTTCTTTTAGCATGCGTTTCCTGTACTTCGGTAAAACAGAAACCGCAAGCATATAATATCACAAATACCTTTATAACAGAAAAACCGGTTACGACTAATAGTCATGCTGCAACTTTGGTCGAAATAAAACCAAACGAAATCATGGCGGCATGGTTTGGCGGAAGTTACGAAGGAGCGAAAGACGTGGGAATCTATTTTTCGACCTATAAAAATAAAACATGGTCTGCACCTCAAAATCTGATAAAACCTTTAGTAAAAGAACGAGACACTTTAGCGTGTTGGAATCCGGTTTTATTTAAAGCAAAAAGCAAAACCTTGTATTTATTTTATAAAGTGGGGAAAAATCCAAGAGAATGGTTTGGCGCTATGATTGTTTCTAAAGATGACGGAACAACCTGGAGTAATCCCGAATATTTACCCGAAGGTATTTTAGGTCCAATAAGAAACAAACCAATCGAAGCAATTCCCGGTGTTATTTTATGCGGAAGCAGTACAGAAAGTGTCGAAAAAAACGAATGGAGAAGCCACGTTGAAACCTATACGGAAGCAACCGGAAAATGGGCCAAAATAAACATAGAAAACAATCAGAATTTTGATATAATCCAGCCCACATTTTTAATGCATTCAGATAAAATTCAGATGTTGTTTCGAAGCAAACACAATAAACTAATAACAAGCTGGTCTCCCGATAAAGGTCAAAATTGGAGTCAGACAGATAGTATTAATGTTGTAAATTCAAATTCAGGAATTGATGCTTTAACAATATCAAAAAAGTCTTTTTTATTGGTTAATAATCCGCTCAAACAAGGAAAAGACTGGTTTAACGGACGCAATGTATTAGACGTAGAACATTCTAAAGACGGAATTCATTGGCAAAAACTTTTCGACCTCGAATATCAGCCGGAAGGCGAATTTAGTTATCCCGCCATTATCCAGACATCAGATAAAAAAGTACATATTTTATATACTTATAATAGAAAATACATCAAACACGTTTCGTTTGAGTTGAATTAA